From the Malus domestica chromosome 17, GDT2T_hap1 genome, one window contains:
- the LOC103404762 gene encoding uncharacterized protein, which yields MMKNVSKSKPKFLHCFRPVDVDMVLQTKASRRRQVRTIESREDKKAAPLTKTMSLDRGCSSPADSENSNMPPHPNKTFSKAVKAVVFETILAKRDRDRKVCRQDSFGSKRCFSFRNEASLNLGGDESVKVIEETKPNSEMSLHSRSSSSSLSALSSSSSVSESERLSKTLSDPTKQSLGNPNNPAAKPKNTKVGSYCFNSGTYFLLISLAVTVFWGKAIAILVSSIWIYFFPWQSSSTISPEYVRRWSEAECKDNNKRVLMEGFIDRKNHHHRHQTERGH from the exons ATGATGAAAAACGTTTCGAAGTCAAAACCCAAGTTTCTGCACTGTTTCCGACCGGTGGACGTGGACATGGTGCTCCAGACCAAAGCTTCCCGGAGGAGACAGGTCCGGACTATTGAATCCAGGGAGGACAAGAAGGCGGCTCCGCTGACGAAAACAATGTCTCTGGACAGAGGGTGTTCTTCTCCGGCAGATTCTGAGAACTCGAATATGCCTCCGCATCCGAACAAAACTTTTTCCAAGGCGGTGAAAGCCGTAGTGTTCGAAACAATCTTG GCTAAGAGAGATCGTGATCGGAAAGTTTGCCGGCAGGACTCGTTCGGATCAAAGCGGTGTTTTTCGTTCAGAAATGAGGCGTCCCTGAATTTGGGAGGCGATGAGTCGGTGAAAgtaattgaagaaacaaagccAAATTCTGAGATGTCGTTACATTCTCGTTCTTCCAGTTCATCATTATCCGCATTATCTTCTTCGAGTTCGGTTTCGGAATCCGAAAGGTTGTCCAAAACTCTCTCGGACCCGACGAAACAGAGCCTCGGGAATCCTAACAACCCCGCCGCGAAACCGAAGAACACGAAAGTGGGGTCCTACTGTTTCAACTCTGGAACATATTTTCTTCTCATCAGCCTTGCAGTGACGGTATTTTGGGGCAAGGCGATTGCAATCCTTGTCTCATCAATTTGGATCTACTTTTTTCCGTGGCAGAGTTCGAGTACAATCTCGCCGGAATATGTGAGGAGGTGGTCGGAGGCGGAGTGTAAGGATAATAACAAGAGGGTACTTATGGAAGGGTTTATTGATAGGAAGaaccaccaccaccgccaccagACAGAGAGGGGGCATTAA
- the LOC103404763 gene encoding uncharacterized protein, whose translation MMVDQKGGNFEPNPVPLCTDVPDGMISEKKKKKKKKKKKNKKKGNICDGVSDQTQDLSSVGVRDSCNSSKMSNCGFDDASSSSFLEVEVKDSKGGVSEGTETGTGRACGKNGKENRCLSHYWKMKREARKNWVKELGYRYGVKHVHPPQNQVWVEHDSFSGDGLLPSNNAAYGFKGMGHEQSSMHRRIPPRAFVGDESSQWVFSQQRLNGSFHRCVSQPSKFQGAENDCATSINLYRRENFNGKKEYSQVPFGMYHYQTRDTARRTFYHAHHVPSHGFRPYKLGKNPIMEHNFGRCSYASLDSMPYSQFRYHSDQKFRKAANSGPSSHQWKPVGTKESRRNDEIGSAGTCNALNLSLPVLSKELSDNHQEGGQIPFPSSDTRCTASISSHQLPSESYQCPKFYKPAAEIENQNIESNSYEANGRRPRATDEFLIGSQMAVEGLNASYRMQLASELVQLTMGCPLAEFERFIHCAAPVIASSYIHKKCSICLDDQMSHGFLCKHQIPNLSLRTVWNWYEKPGNYGLDVKADDSKNLNSSMPFHAYFVPYLSAVQLFQPQNSCSKTLNATHSSKAAELNHLQAGTEKHYGSVPLTLDCSPDSELIFEFFESEQPYQRKPFYNKILELTDVGTSNHHIFGDPSKLDCLNLHDLHPASWFSVAWYPIYRIPEGNLRATFLTYHSLGHFVRRTISVDPANKYASRIFCPVLGLQRYNAHGECWFEPKTPSVHSSNESTSNSVEILKEMLRTLDDNALRFGRGCVYKDHVMVSNRQPDYNFFSSRKAHYK comes from the exons ATGATGGTGGACCAGAAGGGGGGAAATTTTGAACCTAATCCTGTACCTTTATGTACGGACGTTCCTGATGGGATGATTtctgagaagaagaagaagaagaagaagaagaagaaaaagaataagaagaaaggaaatatttgtgatgGGGTTTCGGACCAGACCCAGGATTTATCGTCAGTTGGTGTGCGGGATTCTTGTAATTCTTCAAAGATGAGCAATTGTGGGTTTGATGATGCAAGCAGTAGTAGTTTTCTTGAGGTTGAAGTTAAAGATTCGAAAGGAGGTGTTTCTGAAGGTACCGAGACTGGAACCGGGAGAGCCTGCGGTAAAAATGGAAAGGAAAACAGATGTTTAAGTCACTATTGGAAGATGAAGCGGGAAGCACGAAAGAATTGGGTGAAGGAACTAGGTTACAGATATGGAGTAAAACATGTTCATCCGCCGCAGAATCAGGTATGGGTTGAGCATGATTCATTTTCTGGAGATGGGTTGTTGCCTAGCAACAATGCTGCTTATGGGTTTAAGGGGATGGGACACGAACAGTCATCTATGCATCGGAGAATTCCGCCAAGAGCATTTGTAGGGGATGAATCATCACAGTGGGTTTTTTCTCAGCAGAGGTTGAATGGGAGTTTTCATAGATGTGTCTCACAACCAAGTAAATTTCAAGGCGCGGAAAATGATTGTGCAACATCAATTAATTTGTATAGGCGTGAGAATTTCAATGGGAAAAAAGAGTATTCACAGGTTCCTTTTGGTATGTACCATTACCAGACTAGAGACACTGCAAGAAGAACGTTTTACCATGCTCATCATGTTCCCAGTCATGGTTTTCGACCATACAAACTCGGGAAGAATCCAATCATGGAGCATAACTTTGGTAGGTGTTCGTATGCTTCTTTGGACAGTATGCCATACTCTCAGTTCAGATATCACAGTGATCAAAAGTTTAGGAAAGCTGCTAATTCTGGACCAAGTTCTCATCAGTGGAAACCTGTTGGTACAAAAGAGTCCAGGCGAAATGATGAGATTGGCTCTGCTGGAACTTGCAATGCTTTAAACCTTAGCTTACCAGTTTTAAGTAAGGAGTTGAGTGATAACCATCAGGAAGGAGGTCAAATTCCTTTCCCTTCATCTGATACAAGATGCACAGCCTCAATATCTAGCCATCAATTGCCTTCAGAGTCTTATCAGTGCCCAAAATTCTATAAGCCTGCTGCTGAAATAGAGAATCAGAACATTGAAAGTAACAGTTATGAAGCAAATGGTAGAAGACCAAGGGCCACCGACGAGTTCCTGATTGGCTCACAAATGGCAGTGGAAGGTCTAAATGCTTCTTACAGAATGCAATTAGCATCTGAGCTTGTTCAGCTTACAATGGGATGTCCACTTGCGGAGTTTGAAAGATTCATCCACTGTGCTGCTCCTGTTATTGCATCTTCATATATACATAAAAAATGTTCTATTTGCTTGGATGATCAGATGTCTCATGGTTTCCTGTGCAAGCACCAGATACCGAATTTATCACTTCGCACTGTTTGGAACTGGTATGAGAAACCAGGGAACTACGGATTGGATGTCAAGGCAGATGATTCAAAAAACCTCAATAGTTCAATGCCATTCCATGCCTATTTTGTTCCTTACCTTTCCGCTGTTCAATTGTTTCAACCCCAAAACTCTTGTTCCAAAACATTGAATGCAACACATTCTTCAAAAGCGGCTGAGCTCAACCATCTTCAGGCAGGGACAGAGAAACATTATGGAAGTGTCCCCTTGACTCTAGATTGTTCACCTGATTCAGAgctcatatttgaattttttgagTCTGAGCAGCCATATCAGCGAAAGCCTTTCTACAATAA aattttggAGCTAACTGATGTTGGAACTTCTAATCATCACATATTTGGTGACCCGTCAAAGTTAGATTGTCTGAATTTGCACGATTTACATCCTGCATCTTG GTTTTCGGTGGCCTGGTATCCTATATATCGAATTCCAGAAGGGAACTTACGTGCTACATTCTTGACTTACCATTCACTTGGACATTTTGTACGGAGGACTATTTCAGTTGATCCTGCCAATAAGTACGCAAGTCGCATCTTCTGCCCTGTGTTAGGATTGCAAAGGTACAACGCACAT GGTGAATGCTGGTTTGAACCCAAAACACCTTCCGTACATTCTTCAAACGAATCTACTTCTAACAGTGTAGAAATTCTCAAAGAAATGCTCAGAACGTTGGACGATAATGCATTACGTTTTGGTAGAGGCTGCGTTTACAAGGATCACGTCATGGTTTCCAACAGGCAGCCAGATTACAACTTCTTCAGTTCTCGAAAAGCACATTATAAATAG